Proteins from a single region of bacterium:
- a CDS encoding DUF4215 domain-containing protein produces MFGLKKWFLGGMLIAAITSLPLFAAHAMNKVYFSSETFEQNEDGGTATIIIVRVPEGTLTEKAESLAKKVTVEFATSDGTATAGSDYTEYTTTVVFEAWIPIQIVTIPIINDNDYEEDEIVNLALSNPTEEDLENPDVLGSPSTAKLTIIEDETKATCGNSVVELTEQCDFGPSVEGDCCTDDDCQFEAAGFSCDDQSTCSPTDQCDDAGLCTGSGSTCGDGNLDDASCGEGCDDGNMDNGDGCNSTCQIEFCGDQIINNTNEQCDDGNTKDNDGCSPTCKIEICGDGVVNNNGDELCDDANAAGGDGCSATCQVEFCGDGSVNNNGTEQCDDGNLTDEDGCDKNCVQEAAAEEAPVEEIPAGDITPDESSPAGGGCSLIRR; encoded by the coding sequence ATGTTCGGTCTTAAGAAATGGTTTTTGGGAGGCATGCTGATCGCAGCAATAACATCCCTTCCGTTGTTCGCAGCACATGCAATGAACAAGGTTTATTTCAGTTCTGAGACATTCGAGCAGAACGAAGACGGCGGTACTGCCACGATCATAATTGTGCGCGTCCCCGAGGGTACACTCACAGAAAAGGCAGAAAGTCTCGCAAAAAAAGTAACCGTTGAGTTTGCGACAAGCGACGGCACAGCCACTGCAGGCAGCGATTATACTGAATATACAACAACAGTGGTCTTCGAAGCTTGGATCCCTATTCAAATCGTAACGATTCCGATCATTAATGACAATGATTATGAAGAAGATGAGATAGTCAATTTGGCTCTGTCAAATCCGACGGAAGAAGACTTAGAAAATCCCGATGTACTGGGAAGCCCCTCAACCGCAAAGCTGACCATTATCGAAGATGAAACCAAAGCCACTTGCGGCAATTCGGTTGTCGAACTTACAGAACAATGCGATTTTGGCCCCTCGGTCGAAGGCGATTGCTGCACCGACGACGACTGCCAATTTGAAGCTGCCGGCTTTTCCTGCGACGATCAGAGCACCTGTTCCCCAACCGATCAATGCGATGACGCGGGCCTGTGCACGGGCAGCGGTTCCACATGCGGCGACGGCAATCTTGATGATGCATCTTGCGGGGAAGGATGTGATGACGGAAATATGGACAACGGTGACGGATGCAACTCTACTTGCCAAATCGAATTCTGCGGCGACCAGATAATCAACAATACGAATGAACAGTGCGACGACGGAAACACGAAGGACAACGACGGCTGCAGCCCAACGTGCAAAATCGAGATCTGCGGCGACGGCGTGGTCAACAACAACGGCGACGAGCTGTGCGATGACGCCAACGCGGCGGGCGGCGATGGGTGCAGCGCAACGTGCCAGGTCGAATTCTGCGGCGACGGCTCGGTGAACAACAACGGCACTGAGCAGTGCGACGACGGGAACCTGACCGATGAAGACGGATGCGACAAGAACTGCGTCCAGGAAGCAGCCGCCGAAGAGGCCCCGGTCGAAGAGATCCCGGCCGGAGACATCACACCCGATGAGTCTTCCCCAGCCGGAGGCGGTTGCAGCCTGATTCGCAGATAG
- a CDS encoding DMT family protein, producing MRAMPVLMLVLSNVFMTYAWYGHLKDMRGRALMLAILVSWGVAFFEYCLQVPANRIGYQFYSLGQLKVIQEVITMGVFGLFCIFYMKEPLKLDYLWACLCLIGASYFMFRGVGATPIMELN from the coding sequence ATGCGTGCGATGCCGGTCCTTATGCTGGTGTTATCCAATGTCTTCATGACCTATGCCTGGTACGGGCATCTCAAGGACATGAGGGGAAGGGCGCTCATGCTGGCGATTCTGGTCAGCTGGGGCGTGGCCTTCTTCGAGTATTGCCTTCAGGTCCCGGCCAACAGGATCGGGTATCAGTTTTACTCGCTCGGTCAGCTCAAGGTGATCCAGGAGGTCATCACTATGGGGGTGTTCGGGCTCTTCTGCATCTTCTACATGAAGGAGCCGCTCAAGCTCGATTACCTGTGGGCCTGCCTCTGCCTCATCGGCGCTTCCTATTTCATGTTCCGCGGCGTCGGCGCCACGCCGATCATGGAATTGAATTAG
- a CDS encoding alpha/beta fold hydrolase, which translates to MPYIRSNGIRLYYETCGRGPQMLLIHGLGNDLREWQPLTRRLKGDFTLISCDMRGSGRSDKPGGPYTMEVMADDVAGLLERVAEPPVDIVGFSMGGCVALELALGRPELVRRLVLVSTIPSWHGPYPPSEKVKTLFRRTDVSEALLIEVYETIFGARYRDTVSPKEYVAERMSDEFPQPVEAYLGQLAALESFDVRDRVNAISAETLVVVGAEDRVLPPENSRWLAEKIPSTHLETIEAAGHMIPIEAPDELAALITQ; encoded by the coding sequence GTGCCATACATAAGGTCAAACGGGATCAGGCTTTACTATGAGACGTGCGGCCGCGGGCCGCAGATGCTCCTGATCCACGGGTTGGGCAACGACTTGCGCGAATGGCAGCCGCTGACCCGGCGCCTCAAGGGCGACTTCACGCTCATATCATGCGACATGCGGGGCTCCGGCAGGAGCGATAAGCCTGGCGGTCCGTATACCATGGAGGTCATGGCCGATGATGTCGCAGGACTCCTGGAAAGGGTTGCAGAACCTCCGGTCGATATCGTCGGATTTTCGATGGGCGGATGCGTGGCGCTTGAGCTGGCGCTGGGTCGCCCGGAGCTCGTGAGAAGGCTCGTGCTCGTGTCGACAATTCCCTCGTGGCACGGGCCATATCCCCCATCCGAGAAGGTGAAGACCCTCTTTCGCAGGACCGATGTGAGCGAGGCGCTCCTGATCGAGGTCTATGAGACCATCTTCGGCGCAAGATATCGGGACACGGTGTCGCCGAAGGAATATGTTGCTGAGAGGATGAGCGACGAGTTTCCTCAGCCGGTCGAGGCGTACCTGGGCCAGCTCGCCGCGCTGGAATCCTTCGATGTGCGCGACCGCGTGAACGCAATATCCGCCGAGACGCTCGTGGTGGTCGGCGCCGAGGACAGGGTGCTGCCTCCAGAGAACTCGCGCTGGCTTGCAGAGAAGATCCCGAGCACGCATCTCGAAACCATAGAGGCCGCGGGCCACATGATTCCTATAGAGGCGCCCGACGAACTGGCGGCGCTCATAACCCAATAG